The segment TAATTGAAGATATAAAATTATTAAAGAAAAAGCGGAATGCTGTTATTTTAGCACATAATTATCAAATTGAAGATGTCCAAAATATTGCTGATTATGTTGGAGATTCTTTTTATTTAAGTAAGGTTGCACAAGAAGTTGAAGCTGAGGTAATTGTATTTTGTGGTGTTCATTTTATGGCAGAAACAGCTTATTTATTAGCACCGGAAAAGAAAATATTATTACCAGAGTTAAATGCCGGTTGTCCAATGGCGGATATGGTTGATGCTGAAGGTGTAAGAAAGTTAAAACAGCAGTATCCGAAGGCCACAGTTGTTGCTTATGTTAATACGTCGGCACAAGTGAAGGCGGAAAGCGATGTTTGTTGTACCTCCTCTAATGCGGTTAAGATAATATCGAAAATTGAAAATGATCAAATAATCTTCTTACCAGATAAAAATTTAGGTGATTTTGTGGCAAAACAATTCCCTGAAAAAGAATTTATTATGTGGGACGGATACTGTATAACTCATGAAAAAATAGTACCTAATGATGTGTTAGCGGTTAGAGAAAAATATCCGCAAGCGAAGTTTTTAATGCATCCGGAATGTAACCCCGAGGTAGTAGCGTTAGGTGATTTTGCCGGCAGTACTTCTGAAATTATAAATTATGCCGTAAATTCTAAGGAAAAAGTTTTTGTTATTGGTACGGAAATGGGGGTTTTGTGTAAACTGCAAAACTTATGTCAAGACAAACAATTTTTCATTTTACATCCCGGTTTAGTGTGCCCTAACATGAAAAAGACTAATTTAAGCAGTATTTATGATGCATTACTTAACAATCAGCATCAAATAAAAATCGAAGCAACAATAGCAGAAAAGGCCATAATTCCATTGCAGAAAATGATGGAATTAGGACAATAAAAATATCCCTCGGCATAATGCCGAGGGATATTACTAATTTAACTTTACATTTCACTAAGTGAAGAATCAATTTTTGTAACGGCAATATCATCGTTATTATCTTTATTAAAGCCGGCAAGATAATATGATAAATATAGAATTCCAAACCAAACCGGTGCAATATATAGTGCAATTCTGGTATCTTCATTAAAATACATTACTATTGTAACAAATATTAAGAAGGCAATGCTGATATAGCCGGAAAATGGATAATGAGGCATTGGATACGCTAAGTTTTTAACTTCAGCTGGTGATAATTTACTGCGGAATTTTAATTGAATCAATAAAATTATCGCCCAAACCCAAATGGCGCCAAAAGTCGCTACACTAGTAACATAAGTGAAAACTTTTGCTGGTACTAGATAGTTTAGAGCAACACCAATTAATAAGAATATTACAGAAAATAAGATTCCTTTTGACGGTACTTGGCGTGAACTTAATTTACTAAAGATCTTAGGCGCTTTGCCTTGCAATGATAAATTGTATAACATTCTACCGGTACTAAAAATACCGCTATTACAAGAAGAGCAAGCTGCTGTTAATACTACAAAGTTAATAATTCCGGCAGCTGTTGCAATCCCTAATTTATTGAAAGTTAAGACAAAAGGGCTACCTAAAGTGCCAATTTGATTCCATGGATATAATGACATGATTACACCCATTGCTAAAACATAGAAGAATAAAATCCGCCAAAAAACTTTATCGATTGCTGATGGCAAGGTTTTTTTCGGATTTTTGGCTTCACCGGCAGTAACACCAACTAACTCAATCCCTAAATATGAAAACATAACCATGACCAAAGCCATGACAGTTCCGGAAATTCCATTAGGGAAAAATCCGCCATTTTGCCAGAGGTTAGAAAAGCCAATGGCGATACCGTTATTACCTAAACCAAACAGAATCATTGCCAAACCAATTATAATCATCGCGACTATGGTGACAACTTTTATTAAGGCAAACCAAAATTCAAACTCACCGTAAATTTTTACTGCAATAAGATTTACTAAGGTCATACATAATAACGCTAATAATGCCGGTATCCATTGTGGGATATCTGGTAACCAATAATGAACATAAACCCCAACGGCAGTTATTTCCGCCATGCAGGTTACAACCCACATAAACCAGTAAGTCCAGCCCGTAAGATAGCCAGTTTTGGGACCAAGGAAGGCTGTTGCATGGGCACTAAAGCTACCAGAAACAGGATGCTCAACTGCAACTTCACCTAAGGCTCTCATAATATAAAACATAATAATCCCAGCAAAAAAATAAGTCAGCATTAGCGATGGGCCGGCCGTTTGCATCGCTCCAGCTGAGCCTAAAAATAGTCCAACCCCGATTGCGCCACCAAGTGCAATGAGTTGGATGTGTCTTTCTTCAAGACCACGATCGAGTTCTTCTTTAAAACCATGACTGTTATTCATTAACTCACCCTTTTCGTTTTGTTGTATATATTAATGATACTCAAAATAAGAGAAAAGGCAAGAAATAATCTGTGGCTAATTTATCCAACTGAAAACGATGATTTAATTAATATTAATAATTAGCTATTTTTTGTTTATAAATATATGTTAATATTATTAAAGATGATTAGTTTTTAAGTATCGTAATGAAAAACTTAATTTATTTGGAAAGGGGTTTATTTTACTTAATATGAAAATAATAACAACTAATACAGATTTGTGCGTCGGGTGTAACAAATGTATCGCAAAATGTCCTGTAAAAGCAAACTTTGCCTTTCAAGAAGATGGTAAAAACAAGGTAAAAGTTTTGCAAGACAAATGTATTCATTGTGGTGCTTGTATTAAGGCTTGCGATCATAATGTTCGAGATTATATTGATGATACAGAAAGATTTTTTAATGATTTAAAAAACGGTAAAAAAATAGCGTTATTGGTTGACCCATCAATAAAATTTAATTTTACGGCATATCAAAAATTATTTACCTATCTAAAAAGATCAGGGGTACAGCTTATTTATGATGTAGGAATTGGTGGCGATATTGCAGCATGGGCTTATTTAAAGGTAATGGAGGAAGAACAGGAACCGTTAATTGCGCAACCTTGTCCAGTGATTGTAAATTATATTCAAAAATATAAGCCGGCATTAATAGCTAAACTGGCCAAGATAAATAGCCCGCTATTATGTACAGCGATTTATTTTAAAAAATACGGTAATGTTACTGCTGATTTTGCTTTTATTTCTCCATGTATTGGTAAATTTGATGAAATCAATGACAGTCAGCATAATAATTTAGTAAAATATAATGTAACGTTAACTAAACTTCAAGAATACTTAAATAATAACAACATTTATCTAGAGACCATCCCTGAAACGACTTATGATATTGATACTAATGGGTTAGGTGATTTTTTTTGTAAGTCCGGTGGATTGAAAGAGATAATATTGTTTTGCAAGCCTAATCTATGGATTAGAGAGATTGAAGGCACTAAGTCGGCTTGTCGATATTTAAAGGAATATCATGCTAGAGCTTTAGAGCAAAAAGAGTTACCTGCTTTGGTTGATGTATTAAACTGCAAACATGGCTGTTTATTAGGAACGGGCGTACAAACAGACCAAAGTATTGATGATTTGTATTTAAAAGTAAAAGAATTACAACATCGTAAATTCAATGATGCACCAGCTGTAAAAGCCACATATTTAAATTTTCTAAAAGAATTGGACAGAAAGCTTGATATTAATGATTTTAAAAGAGATTATCAAGATAATTCGATCCATTTTAAAACTGTTACTGGAGAAGAGGTCAATGTTGTTTTTGAAAAACTGCATAAATATAGTGCTGAATCAAGAAAAATTAATTGTTATTCTTGTGGTTATGGCAGTTGTTATGAGTTTGCCAAAGCAGTGGCAGTTGGGGATAATTATTTAAGTAATTGTATTTATTATAATCGTAAGGAATTAATTGATAAAAATAATGATTTATTTCACAGCAAAAAAGAAGCAGTGCAACTGCAATATCTGGCAACACATGATTTTTTAACCAATATTCCTAATCGGTATTATTTGCAAAGTTATATTGCAGAGATTTTAGGTGATGTCGAAAAAAATAATACTAGCAGTGCGTTGATTTTTATTGATTTGGATAATTTTAAAGTTGTCAATGATTCTTTTGGGCACTCAATCGGAGATGAAATTTTAATAAAAGTAGTCGACCGCTTACGACGGATAATTGGCGAAAACAGCATTTTAGCACGTTTAGGTGGTGATGAATTTGCGGTGTTAGTTAAAGAGGCTAACCTTGAACAATCAAAATTAATTGCAACTAAACTTTTGAATGCTTTGCGTGGCGAAAATTTTATAGTCAGTACGAAAAATGCTGAAATCCATATTACTGCTAGCTTTGGTATTACTATTATTGATGGTAGTTTATCGGCACAAGAGGTTTTAACGTATGCTGATACAGCATTGTATTCAGCAAAAGAAAACGGAAAAAACAGAATTATGACTATAAAAAATAGCGACGATAAAAATCTGTTTTCTGAAGCCAATAGAATGATATTGAAAATCAATCAAGCGTTGCAAGATGATAAATTTGTTTTACATGCTCAGCCGATATTTAATAGCGATAAAAAAATTACGCATTTTGAAATATTGTTAAGAATGCTAGAACCTGATGATACACTTATTTACCCTAATGATTTTATGGCAACAGCTGAAAAGTTTGGCTTAGTAAGTGAAATTGACAAATGGGTTGTGACGAAAGTTGTGCAACTGATGGAACTGCGTCCTGATTTATCATTATTCGTTAATTTATCGGGATATAGTTTAGGTGATACGGAATTACTTAATTATATCGGCAATATTGTTAAAAATGGCAAATTTAAGAAAGAACAATTGGGTTTTGAAATAACGGAAACAGCGGCAATAAGAGATTTAGATAAAGCTGAGCACTGGATTAATAGCATTAAAAAGTTAGGTTGTAAGTTTGCTCTGGATGATTTTGGTGTTGGCTTTTCTTCTTTTAGTTATTTGCAGAAAATACCGGTAGATTATTTGAAAATTGATGGTTCCTTTATTAGAAATTTAGATATTGATTTTACGCAAAGAGCATTGGTTCAATCAATGAATGAAGTAGCACATGCGATGGGAAAAAAAACCATTGCAGAATATGTGGAAAACGAAAAAATTTGGATGATTTTAAATGAAATGCAAATTGATTATGGGCAAGGCTATTATTTGGGTAAGCCTACTAAAATATAAGATAAAGAGAGGTTGAATATGGCAGGAGGAAGCTTTTTTATATTATTGGATGATATTGCTGCTATTTTAGATGATGTTGCGGCGATGACGAAAGTTGCAGCAAAAAAAACGGCAGGTGTAGTTGGCGATGATTTGGCAGTTAATGCCCAACAAGTTACAGGCGTTAGTGCAGAGCGAGAATTACCGATTGTTTGGCAGGTTGCTAAAGGTTCGTTTTGGAACAAAGTTAAAATCATTCCGCTAGCCTTATTGTTAAGCGCACTATCAAAAGTTTTAGTAATGATAGCATTAATGCTTGGGGGCATATATTTATGTTATGAAGGGGCCGAAAAAATCTTCGGTCATAGTGCTGAAAATGAAGATAAAAAAACATTATCCGAAGAGGAAAAAATTGATGGTGCCATAAAAACAGACTTTGTGTTAAGTGGTGAAATTATGGTTATCGCCTTAGGTAGTGCGGCCGCTTTACCATTTCTATCACAGGTATTAGTGTTAAGTGTAATTGGGATAGCAATGACAGTCGGAGTCTATGGTTTAGTAGCGCTTATTGTGAAAGCAGATGATGTTGGAATATTTTTACTAGAAGTTAATAAGGAGAATTTTAGCGCAAAGTTTTCAAAACGTTGTGAGTTTTTAGGGGAAATTTTACCGCTAAGGATAGTGGCTGTTCTTAATAACAGTATTTATTTAATTTCATCA is part of the Negativicutes bacterium genome and harbors:
- the nadA gene encoding quinolinate synthase NadA; translation: MNLIEDIKLLKKKRNAVILAHNYQIEDVQNIADYVGDSFYLSKVAQEVEAEVIVFCGVHFMAETAYLLAPEKKILLPELNAGCPMADMVDAEGVRKLKQQYPKATVVAYVNTSAQVKAESDVCCTSSNAVKIISKIENDQIIFLPDKNLGDFVAKQFPEKEFIMWDGYCITHEKIVPNDVLAVREKYPQAKFLMHPECNPEVVALGDFAGSTSEIINYAVNSKEKVFVIGTEMGVLCKLQNLCQDKQFFILHPGLVCPNMKKTNLSSIYDALLNNQHQIKIEATIAEKAIIPLQKMMELGQ
- a CDS encoding amino acid permease, producing MNNSHGFKEELDRGLEERHIQLIALGGAIGVGLFLGSAGAMQTAGPSLMLTYFFAGIIMFYIMRALGEVAVEHPVSGSFSAHATAFLGPKTGYLTGWTYWFMWVVTCMAEITAVGVYVHYWLPDIPQWIPALLALLCMTLVNLIAVKIYGEFEFWFALIKVVTIVAMIIIGLAMILFGLGNNGIAIGFSNLWQNGGFFPNGISGTVMALVMVMFSYLGIELVGVTAGEAKNPKKTLPSAIDKVFWRILFFYVLAMGVIMSLYPWNQIGTLGSPFVLTFNKLGIATAAGIINFVVLTAACSSCNSGIFSTGRMLYNLSLQGKAPKIFSKLSSRQVPSKGILFSVIFLLIGVALNYLVPAKVFTYVTSVATFGAIWVWAIILLIQLKFRSKLSPAEVKNLAYPMPHYPFSGYISIAFLIFVTIVMYFNEDTRIALYIAPVWFGILYLSYYLAGFNKDNNDDIAVTKIDSSLSEM
- a CDS encoding EAL domain-containing protein, producing the protein MKIITTNTDLCVGCNKCIAKCPVKANFAFQEDGKNKVKVLQDKCIHCGACIKACDHNVRDYIDDTERFFNDLKNGKKIALLVDPSIKFNFTAYQKLFTYLKRSGVQLIYDVGIGGDIAAWAYLKVMEEEQEPLIAQPCPVIVNYIQKYKPALIAKLAKINSPLLCTAIYFKKYGNVTADFAFISPCIGKFDEINDSQHNNLVKYNVTLTKLQEYLNNNNIYLETIPETTYDIDTNGLGDFFCKSGGLKEIILFCKPNLWIREIEGTKSACRYLKEYHARALEQKELPALVDVLNCKHGCLLGTGVQTDQSIDDLYLKVKELQHRKFNDAPAVKATYLNFLKELDRKLDINDFKRDYQDNSIHFKTVTGEEVNVVFEKLHKYSAESRKINCYSCGYGSCYEFAKAVAVGDNYLSNCIYYNRKELIDKNNDLFHSKKEAVQLQYLATHDFLTNIPNRYYLQSYIAEILGDVEKNNTSSALIFIDLDNFKVVNDSFGHSIGDEILIKVVDRLRRIIGENSILARLGGDEFAVLVKEANLEQSKLIATKLLNALRGENFIVSTKNAEIHITASFGITIIDGSLSAQEVLTYADTALYSAKENGKNRIMTIKNSDDKNLFSEANRMILKINQALQDDKFVLHAQPIFNSDKKITHFEILLRMLEPDDTLIYPNDFMATAEKFGLVSEIDKWVVTKVVQLMELRPDLSLFVNLSGYSLGDTELLNYIGNIVKNGKFKKEQLGFEITETAAIRDLDKAEHWINSIKKLGCKFALDDFGVGFSSFSYLQKIPVDYLKIDGSFIRNLDIDFTQRALVQSMNEVAHAMGKKTIAEYVENEKIWMILNEMQIDYGQGYYLGKPTKI
- a CDS encoding DUF808 domain-containing protein, which gives rise to MAGGSFFILLDDIAAILDDVAAMTKVAAKKTAGVVGDDLAVNAQQVTGVSAERELPIVWQVAKGSFWNKVKIIPLALLLSALSKVLVMIALMLGGIYLCYEGAEKIFGHSAENEDKKTLSEEEKIDGAIKTDFVLSGEIMVIALGSAAALPFLSQVLVLSVIGIAMTVGVYGLVALIVKADDVGIFLLEVNKENFSAKFSKRCEFLGEILPLRIVAVLNNSIYLISSMLFNNQLGIKFINFFGKQLVFLMPKFMKFLTIAGTMAMFMVGGGIFTHNLHDIELITTLMHYVPVDGVIGKILPLIIDIVLGLIVGVISIIVISTVINPLLKYCGKFKNN